A single Flavobacterium sp. 1 DNA region contains:
- a CDS encoding VCBS repeat-containing protein, protein MKIRKIKTVFFSIACLLLLVKCSTKESEKKIFTALEPSDTGIDFSNNLKENDSLNYFTYSYIYMGGGVAAGDINNDGLTDIFFTGNQVSNKLYLNKGNLKFEDVTKKAKVGGDSRWYTGVTMADVNGDGFLDIYCSVGGKFGPRNNELYINNGNGTFTERAKEYGIDDAGNSVQGTFFDYDKDGDLDLFVANYPPTKFNIPTFVYVQLMRNVKDDESGHLYRNDGNHFTNVTNEAGVRAYGLSLSATIGDLNNDAWPDIYVSNDFNSPDFMYINNHDGTFKEVIKNATNHTSFYGMGVDISDFNNDGYLDIFQVDMDAKDNRRKKANMSSMNPQLYWDIADAGFQFQYMHNCMQMNTGIVENGIPQFENVSRITGTSSTDWSWGPLFADFDNDGKKDLFVTNGTRREINNNDFFHSIERQNLKPKDLLRVALEIPSEKIDNFMFQNKGNFKFEQVNKKWGIEFKGFSNGVAYADLDNDGDLEIITNNIDDYASVFENTSSETNNYLTVKFKGSSKNSQGLGNRVYIKTKGDVQMQELTLTRGFQSSVAPELHFGVNKLKTIDEVKVVWTNGKIQKLFNVKANQTLTFKDQDAKEEIEKIAVSKPIFTIVTSVFPVFKHEENKYDDFKDQVLLPHKMSTFGPPIAVGDVNKDGLEDYFIGGSSTFAGKLFLQTANGFVEKKTEAFEADKKCEDAGAVIFDADNDGDNDLYVVSGGYEFLLNDSALQDRLYLNNGKGDFTKAPKEALPVMLTSGSKAYPVDYDKDGKQDILVLGRQVPGQYPSPANTYLLHNTSTSGHAQFEFSKNAPKEFKNLGMATSAVITDYNNDTFPDIIIVGEWMPIHVFENVKNGFKEVSNNLGLTIDTTGWWWSIQQGDFDKDGDMDYIVGNNGLNYKYKATPDETFDIFVKDFDNDKHKDIVLSYYNDGKQYPVRGRGCSSQQIPSIKKKFKNYESFSEATLVDVYTEKSLKEALHYKVKSFASVYLENKNGKFIIHQLPVEAQLSCINQILVDDYDKDGNLDALITGNMFNSEVETPRNDAGHGLFLKGNGKGKFKPVSMVKSGFFTPGDVKNMEKIKVKDKYYFLITKNNSYLQSIRIN, encoded by the coding sequence ATGAAAATTAGAAAAATAAAGACTGTTTTTTTTAGCATTGCATGCTTATTATTGCTTGTTAAATGCTCCACAAAAGAATCAGAAAAAAAGATATTTACTGCCTTAGAACCTTCAGACACTGGAATTGATTTTAGCAACAATCTGAAAGAAAACGATTCTCTGAATTATTTTACCTATTCCTACATTTATATGGGCGGGGGCGTTGCTGCCGGAGATATTAATAATGATGGATTGACAGACATTTTTTTTACAGGAAACCAAGTATCTAATAAACTGTATTTAAACAAAGGAAATCTTAAGTTTGAAGATGTTACTAAAAAAGCAAAAGTGGGAGGTGATTCCAGATGGTACACCGGAGTTACGATGGCCGATGTTAACGGGGATGGTTTTCTAGATATTTATTGCAGTGTGGGAGGAAAATTTGGACCTCGAAACAATGAATTGTACATCAATAATGGTAATGGCACTTTTACTGAAAGAGCCAAAGAATACGGTATAGATGATGCAGGAAACAGTGTACAAGGCACTTTTTTTGATTATGATAAGGATGGAGATTTAGATTTATTCGTAGCCAATTATCCGCCTACTAAATTTAATATCCCAACATTTGTTTATGTACAGCTGATGCGGAATGTGAAAGATGATGAATCTGGGCATTTGTACAGAAATGACGGAAATCATTTTACCAATGTGACCAATGAAGCTGGAGTAAGAGCATACGGTTTGTCATTAAGCGCCACCATCGGGGATTTAAATAATGATGCCTGGCCAGATATTTATGTGTCCAATGATTTCAATTCTCCTGATTTTATGTACATAAATAATCATGACGGCACTTTTAAAGAAGTAATAAAAAATGCTACCAATCATACTTCTTTTTATGGAATGGGTGTGGATATCTCCGACTTTAACAACGACGGTTATTTAGATATTTTTCAGGTGGATATGGATGCCAAAGACAACCGCCGTAAAAAAGCAAATATGTCGAGTATGAATCCGCAGTTATATTGGGATATAGCCGATGCTGGTTTTCAATTTCAGTACATGCACAATTGTATGCAGATGAACACAGGAATTGTTGAAAACGGTATTCCGCAATTTGAAAATGTTTCGCGCATTACCGGAACTTCTTCAACAGACTGGAGCTGGGGACCTTTGTTTGCTGATTTTGACAATGACGGCAAAAAGGATTTGTTCGTTACCAATGGAACTAGAAGAGAAATAAATAATAACGATTTCTTTCACAGCATCGAAAGACAAAATTTGAAACCCAAAGATTTGCTCAGAGTCGCATTAGAAATACCCAGCGAAAAAATCGACAATTTTATGTTTCAAAATAAAGGGAACTTTAAATTTGAACAGGTAAATAAAAAATGGGGAATTGAGTTCAAAGGGTTTTCAAATGGAGTAGCTTATGCCGATTTGGACAATGACGGAGATTTAGAAATTATCACAAATAATATAGATGATTATGCCTCTGTTTTTGAAAATACCAGTTCCGAAACCAATAATTATTTGACGGTAAAATTCAAAGGAAGTTCAAAAAACAGTCAGGGATTAGGAAATCGTGTGTATATAAAAACAAAAGGCGATGTTCAAATGCAGGAACTTACTTTGACACGCGGATTTCAATCATCGGTAGCTCCAGAACTGCATTTTGGAGTGAACAAATTAAAAACAATTGATGAAGTAAAAGTGGTTTGGACGAATGGAAAAATTCAGAAATTGTTTAATGTAAAAGCAAATCAAACACTAACATTCAAAGATCAGGATGCTAAAGAAGAAATAGAAAAAATAGCTGTTTCAAAACCAATATTTACTATAGTAACATCCGTTTTTCCAGTTTTTAAACACGAAGAAAATAAATATGATGATTTTAAAGATCAAGTTTTATTACCGCACAAAATGTCCACTTTTGGTCCGCCGATTGCTGTCGGCGATGTCAACAAAGACGGATTAGAGGATTACTTTATTGGCGGATCATCCACTTTTGCTGGAAAATTGTTTTTGCAGACAGCTAATGGATTCGTAGAGAAAAAAACGGAAGCTTTTGAGGCTGATAAAAAATGCGAGGATGCCGGTGCAGTAATTTTTGACGCTGATAATGACGGAGACAACGATTTATATGTTGTAAGCGGCGGATATGAATTTTTATTAAATGATTCCGCATTGCAAGACAGGCTGTATCTCAATAATGGTAAAGGTGATTTTACAAAAGCACCTAAAGAAGCGCTTCCTGTAATGCTAACCAGCGGTTCCAAAGCATATCCTGTTGATTATGACAAAGACGGCAAACAAGATATTTTAGTACTTGGCAGGCAAGTACCAGGACAATATCCTTCGCCTGCAAACACTTATCTATTGCATAATACAAGTACGTCTGGTCACGCGCAATTTGAATTTTCAAAAAATGCTCCTAAAGAATTTAAAAATCTTGGAATGGCAACCAGTGCCGTTATAACAGATTATAATAATGATACTTTTCCCGATATTATTATTGTAGGGGAGTGGATGCCAATCCATGTTTTCGAGAATGTAAAAAATGGATTCAAAGAAGTGTCTAATAATTTAGGCTTGACAATTGATACTACAGGCTGGTGGTGGAGTATTCAGCAGGGTGATTTTGATAAGGATGGCGACATGGATTATATCGTTGGAAATAATGGACTTAATTATAAATACAAAGCCACACCAGATGAGACTTTTGATATTTTTGTTAAAGATTTTGACAATGATAAACATAAAGATATTGTATTGAGCTATTACAATGACGGCAAACAATATCCTGTACGCGGCCGTGGCTGTTCTTCACAGCAAATTCCAAGCATAAAGAAAAAATTCAAAAATTATGAGAGTTTTTCTGAAGCAACATTAGTCGATGTATATACCGAGAAATCACTAAAGGAGGCTTTGCATTATAAAGTGAAATCATTCGCGAGTGTATATTTAGAAAATAAAAACGGAAAATTTATTATACACCAGCTTCCAGTTGAAGCACAATTATCCTGTATTAACCAAATTTTGGTCGATGACTATGATAAAGACGGTAATCTGGATGCTTTAATTACGGGCAACATGTTTAATTCTGAAGTGGAAACGCCAAGAAATGATGCTGGACATGGCTTGTTTTTAAAAGGGAACGGCAAAGGTAAATTCAAGCCAGTTTCAATGGTGAAAAGCGGATTCTTTACTCCTGGTGATGTTAAAAATATGGAAAAAATAAAAGTAAAGGACAAATACTATTTTCTGATAACTAAAAATAATTCGTATCTGCAAAGCATCAGAATTAACTAA